AACATGGGCCCATGTCCTGATCTGCAGGCCCATGGATGCAACAACACTTCCATGAATAATGCCAGTCACAAGCAGTGCAGATTTGACAAGCCGAAAGGGATCATTGCCGTCAAATGGAGTAGCAATTGAGGTTAGGTCTTCAATGTGTATCTCATTTCCAGCATCATCTTTAATAAAGACACCAATTGTTTCTGCCGTCTCTATGATGGCTCCAATGGGAAGAGAACCTTCCAAACTTATTGCCATATTCAGAACAGAACCAGCACGCTCCAAGCTCCATGGAGGCGTATCACTCCAACCCCCAACAAAATCCACACGAACTGGTAATTCAACCTTCACCCTTCTAGGGTGGAAAAAATGATCCGCAGAGCCATCAAAATCATTGTTCTTATAAACTGGAGTAGGGATTTCGCTGGGTGCCTCAAATAGATACTCTACAGACCATGGATTAAAACAAGTGTTTTGTAAATTTCTGGTCTTTTAAGATTAAGGACTATTAGACATCAGACATGAGATGCCAAAAGAATAGTATCTACGTTTAAAAATGAGGAAGAGATTACTTAGAAAGAAAGGATGACAAAAATGAATGAATATTCAAAGTCATTGTTATATGGATGGAGAAAGCTTatcttatcttttcttttttgtcctTTCCCATCGAATTTTATACAATCATGCTATTATTGGGATATGAATAACTGACTCTACCTTTAAAACCATATTTTACAGCTGAAGCAGTTTCATCAGCAACTGCATCCCAAACTTTGTGATCCAACTTACAAGCTGTTGTTTCATTCCTGCATGCTCGAAGAAGATCAACCTGAAGCTGGTAAGCTCGGCTTTTGGGAAGAATCTTAGAATTCTGCTCCAAGAGTCCGGGACAAAGACCTAGAAAGTCCTCACATATTTTGACTCCTAAATCTTCCTTTTGCAGAATTTCTTCACACAATTGATATAAGTTGCAGCCAAGCATCCCATATTTAATGCACGCTTTAGCAATTCCAGCTGCAAGGTCTGCTTGATGATCAATGGAACCTTGACacatttttgaaaaatcaatTGATCTATGCAACTCCTCCAAACTGACACGTGGTGAACTTCTCCACAATGAAAGAAAATGCTTCGAGTTTTGATCACTCAAGCCCATCAACCATGACGCCAAATTTAGCATCTCAAAGTAAGAAAGAATAGGGAAAATTTTTGCATTCCATAAACACTTTTCATGAGTACCAGTTGAGCTCCATAGATCATTTTCTTGAATTCCTAAATCATGCAAGACCTTCCTCCAGGGTTTCCCACAAAAAGTTCCATCCTTAGAGACTGAATTTTTGGGGTTATCATGAAGGCCACAATACACTATGACTCTTCCGGTGCGTCCTACTAGCGGAACCTCCCAAAGACAATGACGATCCGGAAGTATGAACCTAAATGAATTTTCAGCAGCTGTACTGTTCACTGATGGAACATTAATACCAACAACTATGGACAGAGAACCAATTTGTATTCCACTGGAAATGGTTGAATCATATATAAGAGAATCTTCCCCAATGGAGACAGCAGGTGCAATTTTGCTAGAAAGAAGAACAGCAGATGCTGCAATATCAGATAGATTGGTTGCTGGTATAGAACACTGGTGTCTTCGACCGACCAGTACCGAACTAGCTCCACTCAGATGATCCAAAACTTCACTTGAGGTTCCAAAATGTAAGAACGACAAATCATCTGCAGGGAAATCAAGAAGCACAAATGatatagaaaataataaatcagaTAGAAAATAGATGAAAACAATAGGATTTGGATACTGGCATCAAGGATACACATACAAGCACAATAGCTGAACATCTTCTGTTTTCCTAATCTACTCACGAGTTCTTCGCCTGAGGGGCGTAGGCGCAACCAGTCATGTTTTGCAGGTACCCAAGCTGCTGCAAGATCTTCATATAAACTCATCTGCAAAAAATATATGGATACTATTAAAGCTTTAAAAGCTCTCCAAAAATACTAGGAAATCACACACTAAAAGAAATCTATACACATTATATAACTACAAAGCCTACAATAATAGTCCAGTTGACATTATTGTAAACTATACATCAGCAGGACAGCATGAACGGAAAGCTCCTCTAGCAAAAGAAACTTGCCTCTTTTCCGCTCTTTAGAAGTTCTGAAATCATTGGTTGGCAGGAACAAGCAAGTGCAACAAGCTCCTCCCACCCTTTACCTCTAACTGCTACTATTCCAGTGTCAAGAAGTGTTCTACCATCATCAAGAATTGCATTGTTCTTAACAAGTTCCTCTAAGCTAGGTTTCTGTAAGAGATTATCAACTAAGCTGACAGTATAACTTCTTTCTACATTCCTACTCTTAGATGCCACAACAACACCATGATTAGACGCAATATCAAGGGTGATGGGAACAGTGATGATACAGGACGTGTCCTCTGGAAGCACCATGTTAGAGGCATCAAAACATGGAAGTACATCTCCAGTCATAGTAAATATTCCACCTGAGAAGATAGAAACATCATTAGCGCAAAGATATATGATGCTGTGAGAGATGACTCAGTAACATTACCAAAAGCCACAATGTGAGTGTCATTGATATATCTAAAGCCACAATGTGAGTGTCATTGATATATCTAACTCATGTTCAATTTCACTTAAAATGCAGTAGACGAAACAACTAACCTTCATTTTTAAAAGCTTGTCTTGCACAAGAAGCAATTGCAAGTATATGATCAAAAAGCAGCGGGACTGGCCCATCAGGGTCATCAGCTGCTAGATACGGAAGTGGCAGGAAAACTTTCCCCATGGGGTTTGCCCAGGGGACCCTTTTAGAATCACCTCCAGCATGTAGCAATAATATATGCCTTTTGGCAATGAAGCTAACCATTTGCGAgagatcatcatcatccactTCATCCTCTGGATTTTTATGAGACTCAGAGAACCCAGAACTACCATTGCTTGTAGTTATCACCTGTTAGTGTTTGAAATGAAACAGATTACCACACAGAAactattataaaataaaaaataataataaaaaacatggGCAGCACTCAAAGTTCCTACTTGCTAATGACATTATAATAAAGTCGGCAACTTTATTCTTCAAGTTATTGTAAAATTGATAGATTTAAGCACCCTTTTAGCTGTTGTTTGAAAACTAACAATCCACATTAAAAATTGCAACTTGCAACTACTCTTTGGTCTGTAGAGTCAGAATTTTGCTACCCACGTCACAATTTTACAAAGTTCATAAATTTGATCACATACATCACTAATGCAGCCAATGCCAAGCTCAGAACAATGCTTACCTCGGAGTGTGGGCCTACTGTACGGTAATGCTTGGCGAGGGCGTGAATGGCGTGGAGGGTGGCGGCGCCGGAGCCGATGCGCTGGCCGTCGGGGTCGGGCACGGCCAGAGTGATTGTGGAGGCGGCTATGCGGCCCACCCGCTTGGCTCGCGTGAGCTGCCACTCGTAGAGCTGGGCTTGCTCGGGACTGGCCGCCGTCAAGACGATGGCGTCCCACGTGGGAACTCTGGTCGGGTGCCTCACCGACAGCCGTAGATGGTACCATGATTTCCGGAGCACGCCTGCCACGTCAGCCTTCTGTCGGGATCGAGAGACTCTACTGGTTTCCATTTTCTGCGAGTGTgctgagaaaaaaaaaacaaaaacaaacaaacaaaaggtGAGACTTTCAGAAGATGGAGAAATTAGTACCAGTGCTGTCACTGCACTCTTCGCAGATGGACCGACCAATGATTTAACATAAAATGGTACACGTGGGGTAATATTATTGGGCTGTGATAATTAAATTGTCGTTGTCTAATAATTGAAAGCATACGACTCGTCGTATAACTCAAGTCTAAAAGGAATAAAATGAGGTGGGATTCAAAATATGGCGATGGCTTCGCCCGGGTTCGAACCGGAGACCTTCAGTGTGTTAGACTGACGTGATAACCAACTACACCACGAAACCTTTGTTCTTTCTTTACTCTCTTGCTTCTATTTATAACATATTAGTCTCTGGTTCATGTGTTGCAACTTGCATGTATCTAAATACCTTGCGATGAAAgaattcatataaaatttatgacatgaaaaatataattcaaagttattgattgatattttttttttttttaacaaacgATATCTAAATTAATCTTGAATGAGGGGAACTCACACTTGAGTATAAGGTGTTAGACTCATTATTCTGATTAACTGGCTTAACTCATATCTACAATTTAAGTTactgattttgatttgaaagtgACGTGAAAATAACAGTCTTGATCTCTTAGACTACAGAGGTCCAAGAAATTTGTAGTCACTCACtgttagatgtaaattcaacgatTTACTAACTCTTGCACTTCTTTTAAGAAGCTTTTTTGAactattggattaatatccaatgATAGGTGAGCACAATCTCTTAGATTTCTATGGTTCAAGAGATCGAAATGGGTGAAAATAAATAGTGAAAAATGCAAAACCATTATGCTTCCTTTGAGGGGGttaaaattttcttccttAATATCATCACCGGTTGTTTAGAATTAGTGATGGAAAGAATTACTTGCACTTGGACCCCACAAAATACAATtaaccaatttttttgttccttgaaaaaaacaataataataataaaagacaAACCACCACACAAATGTCTGTTGTGACCTTCATTTTCGCACGTCTCCGAAATCAAAATCCAGCATACCCgctctctcctcctctccactctctctaaaattccaaaacccatttttgttcactctttctcttgctttttttcttggttCAGATTTTTGGTCCTTTCTCAATCTCAAACGGTCGAATTGCAcaccccttctctctctctctctctctctctctctctctctctctctcatctggGTCATCCCAATGTTCAACTTCCAGCACTTTTGAGAGCCTTTTCTGCGACTTGGGTTTGCTTAAGAGATGGATTTCCTCAAGTGGGTTGTGATGGGCTTGGTGTAAAGAATGAGAAAATCGATTTGTATGGAACTTGGGTTCTTGAACTCTCTCGGCTCATTGCCTCACTCCATTGACATCGAATGCCGATTTCGCTTCCAATCGGCATTCGATCCCTTCTGCATTGCCTCCGAAGCCTTCTATGAGCGTCGTCGGTTGTTGAACCGATCAACCGCGATTGCTCCCATTAGCTGAATGAGAGAAcacactttttaaaaaataaaatttgaccCACAAAACTATTTaataaagcaaaaacaaattatataaaaagtCCTTGTCTTTCTGGTAGCTGTTTGGTTCTTCACAGGAAATGGATACAGGGGTTGGTTTGGTTCCACCATCAAGTAATGGAATGCTTTCGAAGGTGAAGCCTCCCAATGAAGAGGCCGATTATGTAGAGAGAGACCCGAGCAATCGATATGTTCGGGTATTTGTCACAACTTGAATTGCATTTTGGATTGGAAATGTTAAATGGAATTTGATATCTTATTGAAATTTAGATTGTGCTTATTGGTGAATGCTGGTTTTCAATCTGCAATCTTGTTTTGTTCCTTGTCGATATGTTTGTATGGTTTTGTTGTATTGACATTCATGTTGTAATTGGTCACATTTGATGCAATTATATCGGCTCAAGCCAACGATTTAATCTAAGTTAGTATTGATTGTTCATTGTTGACTTATTTACTCCATAATCAATATCTTCTTCTGCTTCATATAATTTCTTGACATGAATTGTTATCTGTCATTCCCTGAAtctggtttttgttttcaattttgcatGTCCTTTGTATTATTTATTATCAGATTGCGCTAACTTTCAAGCCAATTTGGCTGACTATATAGATAATTTATTGCTTCTAGCTTGCCCATGTTATTGCTTGTTAGAAATGAGAAAAttgtttttgtgttctcaTTTAGTCattatttcttctttgattcatttattctctttttcttggtAACAGTACAATGAAATCTTGGGCAAGGGTGCCTTCAAGACTGTGTATGGTTCTGAgacctttttctctttaatgtttttttctttcttcctcagGTTtattgtgctgctatttctttCGGAAAGTCATtgcccttcttttctttctttggtttgaaagccATTACATTTAGGAAGTTATATTTTGTTAACTTGAGGCAATTTTTATGGCTTTTCGCTTGGATTTGTCATTTATTTCTGCAGCTACAAGGCATTTGATGAAGTTGATGGAATAGAAGTCGCTTGGAACCAAGTGAAGATTGATACTGTCCTGCGATCACCAGAAGATTTGGAAAAATTGTACTCTGAAGTTCATCTGCTGAAATCACTGAGTcatgaaaatattattaagTTTTATAATTCCTGGGTGGATGACCACAAAAATACTATTAACATGATTACTGAGCTCTTCACATCTGGAAGTCTAAGGCAGTATGTTCTATTAATTGTTTCTCATTCTGTCTTTGTATTGCTTGGCTGCACTATATGCCATTAAACTGATGATGAACCTTTTGGATATCAGGTACCGGAAGAAGTATAAAAATGTCGATACAAAGGCCATAAGGAATTGGGCGAGGCAGATTCTCCGAGGTTTAGTCTTTCTCCACAGTCACAACCCGCCTATCATTCATAGAGACTTAAAATGTGACAATATTTTCATCAATGGAAATCATGGAGAAGTTAAAATAGGAGACCTGGGATTGGCAACTGTTATGCAACAACCTACTGCTCGAAGTGTGATTGGTGAGAAATCTATGTCATCAGATGCCATCTCTTAATTTTAACTGACCAAATTAGTACTgaaatttttcctttttctacgCAAGGGACTCCTGAGTTTATGGCTCCAGAGCTCTATGAAGAGGAGTATAACGAACTCGTCGACATATACTCTTTCGGGATGTGCATGTTAGAGATGGTTACTTTTGAGTATCCATATAGTGAATGCAAAAGTCCCGctcaaatatttaaaaaggttACCTCTGTAAGTTGCCGAAAATCATCAGAATTATCCTCATTATTCTTTCTGTTGGCTGTTTGAAGTAGAATCATTAGATAGCCTAGGTATCTAATTTCTGGTATGTTATATTGCAGGGCATTAAACCTGCATCCCTTGGTAAGGTGAATGACCTCCAAATTAAAGAGTTCATTGAGAAATGTCTGGTTCAAGCATCCGAGAGGCTTTCTGCAAAAGAGCTGCTCAAAGACCCATTCCTTCAAGTTGACAACCCGATGGAACCAATCCGTGATCCCTTACAGTTACCTAACCAAAGTCTGAAAGTAATAAATTTACCCAAGTCGGGGCCTCTTTCCATGGACATAGATACTGATTATAAGCAGCTATCTATAAGCACATGTGCAGGAAGCAACAATGGAAGTCCACAGGTTCTGGAATTTCAAAggacaaataaaaacaaccaaTTCAGGTTAAGTGGGATGAAAAATGACGATGATTCAGTCTCATTGACCTTGCGTATTGCTTATGCATGTGGTGAGTATGGAAACTGAGAGAGAGTGGATATCCAAATTTTTGTAGTGTGGTTCCAGTGCAGGAATTTAATAACATGACTCTTTTTGTACCTTATAGGTAAGGTGAGGAACatacattttttcttttaccttGCTACTGATACCGCGGTGTCTGTGACGAGTGAGATGGTTGAACAACTGAAGTTAACAGATCATGATGTAGCCTTCATTGCTGAGTTTATTGATTACTTGATAATGAAACTTCTACCCGGTTGGAAGCCTTCACCTGATTATTCCTCAAGCGGACCAGTAAGTCCTTATGGGGGCCAACCCTCAATGTCCAGCCTGTGGGGTTCAGCGCTATCTGGTGTTCCTGCTAGTTCCGGGGTTGAGCAAGATGATAGTTGCTGTGATAACCCTGAAACAGTTAATTGTAATGGTGGCATTACCTCTTATCCAAGCTTTGCTGATTTTGCTGATGAACATTCGAAAGTATCAGTTGAGTCTGCTGTACTGGTTGATGATGCTTCCACCAAAAACGACAAAGCAGCTGAATCTGTTGATTGCAGCAATACTGATGGAAGCTGCATGTGCTCATTTTTTTATGACatcaaatttcaaagcaaCTATGCTAGTAATGCAGAGGAATGCTCTCTGGTGAACGGGATCACAGATAAGTTGGTGTTTCCGTTGCTTGAAATCGAAGCACCAAAGGTTACGAGCTTGACAAGCAGCTGTTCTTCACTGTCTTTGGCAGATAATGATCTGGATGCTGAGTTGAAGTCGGAACTTGATACCATTGAATCACAGTACCAGCGCTGGTTCCAAGAACTCTCTAGGATGAGGGAGAAAGCATTGGAAGTGACTAGAAAGAGATGgatagaaaagaagaaaatgcatGTTCACTAATTTAGATCATACTGAACccattttttctcaaaaaatttTCCCCTCTGTTTGACCATTTTTATCTGCGTTTATAATGTTCACTGGTATTTCTATTTAACGGTCGACAAGTGTTTAACCTTTGTATTGGATGCGGCTCACTTTTTTCAGAAGTCGTGATCCTTCTCTGGATTAAATTTTGTGCTGATTTCctgtttgcttttgtttgaggAGTATAAATAGTTTACCGGATTTGTTGATAAACGCTCAGCCGCCTTTTTTATTGCAGATTTGATTATAACTTTGATAAAATCATGAAGCGATGATGAAAGAATGGTCATTGCAGCAAAAGATAAAACAACACAATGTATGAATAATTAAGTATTATTTCCCTTTGTTGAGGCAGTCCACAATGTCACCTCACAGTTCTgccaaaactcaaaactggCGCAAGAAAAACGGATCACAACTCTAAGAACACAAAGATCTCCTTCTAAGAGTAATCAACCCACGTGTGTCCACAGTTGTTGTTCATACACCTGAAAAATCTTGTTTCTGCTTCATCAGCAGATCGCGTTTGCTGTGTCCTGTAAGCTGCCTCCGGAAATCCACATCTTGGGCATGGTTCTGCcagagaagagaagaacaagaaagcaCAGAAACAAGAAGTCAGACCTCATCTCTTAAAAAATTCGCAATTGTACAACAAAATTTTACAGGGCATTAGCATCAACAGGAGAACAACAAAATGAATTCAAGAATAAGACAGTGTCCTATGCTTCGACATTCATATTCAAGCACCAAATTCTTGGCGGTATGTAATTTAAAGTTGCACATTCATCAAGTTTTATGATTCAGCTGAGATTGATACATTACAGACAACTACTGCAGATGTGTAAGAGTAGAACCAAGAGCAATATCTCATACCAATTAGAGAAAAGAGGTTTAGCTATACCATGCAAAGCTCAAGATAACCTAAACCTCagtaaaccaatttcagaaaCATTTTCACAGCATCAATTCCACACAAGTCATCTATCAATATATTGTAAATTCCATAACACCGGATATTCCTCCACATCTGTGTGTGACATGTTTTCTAACCATATTCTGGTCCATTGGAATGATTGATTTTGCACCCTGACCACAACATGCTAACTAACTCTCATCTATCGTATCCTCAACCAAGGGTTTTTCCCTTCTGTAGAAGCATTTATTTAggatttctctcttttcttgcCATTTAAATGGAGTCCAAATCTTCAAGAATTGGGCCCATCACCAATCAGATTAAAgttgaattttcatttaatttgaCGATGAAACAAGTGGAGAATTCTAAAAACTTTCTTTAATCTCAAGGCATGAAAGCTACTTCCCTTTAGTTCCCAAACTGGATAACATTTTGTAAGGATTCTTATAGTCATCAATGCTTATCACCTGCCATCTTCACCATAAACTAGTAACTTTGTTAAGAACAGATCAAGGGGAACTCAAGATGTGGAAAAAGTCTGCTTGTGTGTAATAAGATACCTAACCCTTTTACGAGACAAGAACAACCCTCACAGATAACCTCTAAAGAGCCTGAATTCCCTCAGATGATGAACCTTGTCCAACCAAAAGCTAACATATTACTCTAACAACCCAACTCAGAACTTAAAATTTAcataattttctttacttCAGCAACCACATCAAAAGTACTGAACTGCTTATCAAGAAATAAGCTCAAAATAGCATGTTTCCGACCAGTTTTAACAAATATTCCTACTCTGATGAAGAAATTATGACTTgaaccaaaagaaagagaaaaacaagaaacctcTGGGCaggaaaaatgaaacaaacctTCAATTTTGGGCGCATTCTTATAGTCATCCAGGGTAAAGATGGGTTGGATCTCTTTTTTAACTAGATGTTGCCTTCTCTTGATCTTAACCTGCAAGTGCAAAAAGTAAACCAGCAATCACATTTTGTACACCCTTAAAAAGCCATAACAAGAGAACTTTGAATATGAATCGTTAGCTACACCTTCCTATCGACGTATGCCACATAAGGACAAGTTGGACAGAAGAATCTTGCATCATGCATGTTCGGCAGCTCATACTGCAGCATATTTGCACAACTCGGGCAGAATTCCATGTCCTAAAGCTTCAAACAAGAAGTCACTCTTTGCAATTCTTTTGGATTTCGAGATGTCATTATATTGTATTTACTTATACAACTAAACCACATACAggaaactaaaaataaaaaatcccattacACAATTTGACTtaagaacaagaaaataaagtaaaattgCAAAAGAGTTGAGTTAACTCCTAACTATGAGTGTTCAGGTACCCGTTTGACAAGAACCAATAACAATCAATAGCCTACtgagaaaatttcaattactAACCAAACGTGAACATTatcaagaaaatgaaaaacccaTACAAGAGGCAGAGAtagtatatttatttattctcaGCAAAAGATTAAATCTTTATACACCATAGACACTAAAAACtcatcaaaataacaaaagtcCGCAAAAACATGTATAAAATGAATTCTGCAGCACTAAATTACATACCTTTCCACGGATTCAGAGGAAATCGGTTCGACCCAGTGAACTTGGCAGGGCTTTGCGTGAAACCCTAATCAGAGTCTCAGTCGGTGAAGTGAGGGTCGTCTTTTAATTTGATGAAGAGACGGTGCCTTGAGGTTTAATTTTAGTAAATTTTgtgatgaaaaagaaagtcgatagttttcttaataatttgtaaaaatttgtgtggtaattttgttttccacaggaaaaaaaacagtttgtatggtaaattaattttaaaaattttatcatattaatattaattgaTGGAGCTTTTTAGAGAATTTCTATCTTTTTTGCCATTTTTTTGTCTTCGTttgttatttataaatttctttcttgtttttgtcacattttttattatagattTTTTAGTTACCTTGTGTAGGCATATTTTAACTCTCTTTACTCTCTTCATAATCGATTACTCAGAAagtcaaaaacccaaaaccctcaAAAACCCTCAAAAACCCTCAGCTTTGAAGAAAGGTACAGtaaaacctctctctctctctctctctctctctctctctctctcagtcttCCTGATGGGTAGGTAGGTATTGAAAAGAAGGACAGTCTCCAAGTAAGAAACAACAATGCTATAggtttttcatttaattaaggATCAATTGTGACACAACACCttcaacatatattaaatgctattaaattatttttgtcttCCAAACTTTGGAAAGATTAGAGTACTAATCAACAATCCTGTCTTTATCAACCCCATTTCTTTATCCAACATATATTGTTTGGATTCTCTCATCAATCatctttgttaattttatCCTTTTTTAGACTCTTATCTCAATAATTGATCCCCAAAATGGTGCTCTTCAATTGGGTGATTGCTATTCAGTTTTaaggagaagaagactttGGCTTGATGGCTAACATCAAGCTTTGcaattaatttgtatt
The Prunus dulcis chromosome 2, ALMONDv2, whole genome shotgun sequence DNA segment above includes these coding regions:
- the LOC117617126 gene encoding serine/threonine-protein kinase WNK8-like isoform X1 gives rise to the protein MDTGVGLVPPSSNGMLSKVKPPNEEADYVERDPSNRYVRYNEILGKGAFKTVYKAFDEVDGIEVAWNQVKIDTVLRSPEDLEKLYSEVHLLKSLSHENIIKFYNSWVDDHKNTINMITELFTSGSLRQYRKKYKNVDTKAIRNWARQILRGLVFLHSHNPPIIHRDLKCDNIFINGNHGEVKIGDLGLATVMQQPTARSVIGTPEFMAPELYEEEYNELVDIYSFGMCMLEMVTFEYPYSECKSPAQIFKKVTSGIKPASLGKVNDLQIKEFIEKCLVQASERLSAKELLKDPFLQVDNPMEPIRDPLQLPNQSLKVINLPKSGPLSMDIDTDYKQLSISTCAGSNNGSPQVLEFQRTNKNNQFRLSGMKNDDDSVSLTLRIAYACGKVRNIHFFFYLATDTAVSVTSEMVEQLKLTDHDVAFIAEFIDYLIMKLLPGWKPSPDYSSSGPVSPYGGQPSMSSLWGSALSGVPASSGVEQDDSCCDNPETVNCNGGITSYPSFADFADEHSKVSVESAVLVDDASTKNDKAAESVDCSNTDGSCMCSFFYDIKFQSNYASNAEECSLVNGITDKLVFPLLEIEAPKVTSLTSSCSSLSLADNDLDAELKSELDTIESQYQRWFQELSRMREKALEVTRKRWIEKKKMHVH
- the LOC117617126 gene encoding probable serine/threonine-protein kinase WNK4 isoform X2, with the translated sequence MFGYKAFDEVDGIEVAWNQVKIDTVLRSPEDLEKLYSEVHLLKSLSHENIIKFYNSWVDDHKNTINMITELFTSGSLRQYRKKYKNVDTKAIRNWARQILRGLVFLHSHNPPIIHRDLKCDNIFINGNHGEVKIGDLGLATVMQQPTARSVIGTPEFMAPELYEEEYNELVDIYSFGMCMLEMVTFEYPYSECKSPAQIFKKVTSGIKPASLGKVNDLQIKEFIEKCLVQASERLSAKELLKDPFLQVDNPMEPIRDPLQLPNQSLKVINLPKSGPLSMDIDTDYKQLSISTCAGSNNGSPQVLEFQRTNKNNQFRLSGMKNDDDSVSLTLRIAYACGKVRNIHFFFYLATDTAVSVTSEMVEQLKLTDHDVAFIAEFIDYLIMKLLPGWKPSPDYSSSGPVSPYGGQPSMSSLWGSALSGVPASSGVEQDDSCCDNPETVNCNGGITSYPSFADFADEHSKVSVESAVLVDDASTKNDKAAESVDCSNTDGSCMCSFFYDIKFQSNYASNAEECSLVNGITDKLVFPLLEIEAPKVTSLTSSCSSLSLADNDLDAELKSELDTIESQYQRWFQELSRMREKALEVTRKRWIEKKKMHVH
- the LOC117617127 gene encoding DNA-directed RNA polymerase III subunit RPC10-like, translated to MEFCPSCANMLQYELPNMHDARFFCPTCPYVAYVDRKVKIKRRQHLVKKEIQPIFTLDDYKNAPKIEEPCPRCGFPEAAYRTQQTRSADEAETRFFRCMNNNCGHTWVDYS